The Desulfuromonas versatilis genome has a segment encoding these proteins:
- the mfd gene encoding transcription-repair coupling factor has product MQPEHPSAEIAHTTVRSFVEGVTAGPTRSEVLGLVGSAGAHLLAGLLGGSAETLLVLVPDQKQAERLAADLDFFHGRPGEVFLFPHWEVRPYEALSPHPEVEATRLATLAALHEGRARAVVAPVRALLQKIIPRPVLGGLCERLVVEDEYDRPALLARLLALGYGSVPLVEDRGTFSVRGDLLDIFPPTRSQPVRIEFFGDYIERMRPFDAGSQRSSEQELEELVLLPAREMVLAGVHLETFAAQLKERCDALEIPRPRREAILEEAREGLMAPGRAFLLPLNYGGLDTLFDYAPRSSWVVVDPPAVEAEADRFAAEVAEGEARARRQGEPYVAGAELFLGPSELEQQLALRRRIDLSSLKVYRIEDQRPVFRVQAEGNGDIRSELRGEGGGLALLAERLKQWQSGGWKVLLVCHQRGQAERLLDLLEPHGLRPPFDPGGSLRLLRSGQALLVLGELSAGFRLPDEKLAVVTEEEIFGQRVRRRGLTEARAQALLSSLAELKEGDFVVHADHGIGRYLGLLHLAMGPVEGDFLHLEYAGEDKLYLPVDRIEKVQKYVGGEGHVPRLDKMGGSGWEKAKLKARAAVEELARELLKIYARREMSEGFAYSPSDRMFREFEAAFPYEETPDQLAAIEEVLADMESARPMDRLICGDVGYGKTEVAIRAAFKAVLDGRQVAVLVPTTVLARQHLETFRERFKGSPVEIDMISRFRSAGEIRQALQRAAEGKVDVLVGTHRLLQRDVKFKDLGLVIVDEEQRFGVSHKEKLKKLRAEVDMLTLTATPIPRTLHMSMMGLRSLSVIDTPPVDRLAVRTYVTRFEDELIRDAILRELRRGGQVFFVHNRVQSIGAMADFLKTLVPEAKVAVGHGQMGEKELEEVMVDFIDGRANVLVSTTIIENGLDIPRANTIIINRADCFGLAQLYQLRGRVGRSSQRAYAYLLIPGEGILTREARERLRVLQELTELGAGFRVASHDLELRGAGDLLGGRQAGQIAAIGFEMYAELLEDTIQELKGLAREDKVDPEIRLGLSAFLPEKYVPDPNQRLVFYKKLAAADHEEALYLAADELRDRYGEIPEPAELLLEVMKLRVLMKRLRVELAEYDGRRLVFGFHARTPVPPDKILRLLEDPQKRYQFTPDYRLSIQLGKLPGEELLGVAKKALQGFL; this is encoded by the coding sequence ATGCAACCTGAACACCCTTCCGCTGAAATCGCCCATACTACGGTCCGCTCCTTCGTCGAGGGGGTCACGGCCGGTCCGACCCGCAGCGAAGTGCTCGGCCTGGTCGGCTCGGCAGGCGCCCACCTGCTCGCCGGGCTGCTGGGCGGCAGCGCCGAGACCCTGCTGGTGCTGGTCCCGGACCAGAAGCAAGCCGAGCGGCTGGCCGCCGATCTCGACTTCTTCCACGGCCGCCCCGGCGAGGTCTTTCTCTTCCCCCACTGGGAGGTGCGCCCCTACGAGGCTTTAAGCCCCCATCCCGAGGTGGAGGCGACCCGTCTGGCCACCCTGGCGGCGCTGCACGAGGGGCGGGCCCGGGCGGTGGTGGCGCCGGTGCGCGCCCTGCTGCAGAAGATCATCCCCCGCCCGGTGCTGGGCGGGCTCTGCGAGCGGCTGGTGGTGGAGGACGAATACGACCGCCCGGCGCTGCTCGCCAGGCTGCTGGCCCTGGGCTACGGCTCGGTGCCGCTGGTGGAGGACCGCGGCACCTTCTCGGTGCGCGGCGACCTCCTCGACATCTTTCCGCCGACCCGCAGCCAGCCGGTGCGCATCGAGTTTTTCGGCGACTACATCGAGCGGATGCGCCCCTTCGACGCCGGCAGCCAGCGCTCCTCCGAGCAGGAGCTGGAGGAGCTGGTGCTGCTGCCCGCCCGTGAAATGGTGCTGGCCGGGGTGCATCTGGAAACCTTCGCCGCGCAGCTCAAGGAGCGCTGCGATGCCCTGGAGATCCCCCGCCCGCGCCGCGAAGCGATTCTCGAGGAGGCCCGCGAGGGGCTGATGGCGCCGGGGCGCGCCTTTCTCCTGCCGCTCAACTACGGCGGGCTCGACACCCTGTTCGACTATGCGCCCCGGAGCAGCTGGGTGGTGGTCGACCCCCCGGCGGTGGAGGCCGAGGCCGACCGCTTCGCCGCCGAAGTGGCCGAGGGCGAGGCCCGCGCCCGCCGCCAGGGCGAGCCCTATGTGGCCGGCGCCGAGCTGTTCCTTGGGCCGTCCGAGCTCGAACAGCAGCTCGCCCTGCGCCGGCGTATCGACCTGTCCTCGCTCAAGGTCTACCGCATCGAGGACCAGCGGCCGGTGTTCCGGGTGCAGGCCGAGGGCAACGGCGACATCCGCTCCGAGCTGCGCGGCGAAGGCGGGGGCCTGGCCCTGCTCGCCGAACGGCTCAAGCAGTGGCAATCCGGCGGCTGGAAGGTGCTGCTGGTCTGCCACCAGCGCGGCCAGGCCGAGCGTCTGCTCGACCTGCTCGAGCCCCACGGCCTGCGCCCCCCCTTCGACCCGGGCGGCTCGCTCCGGCTGCTGCGCTCCGGCCAGGCCCTGCTGGTGCTCGGCGAACTCTCGGCGGGCTTCCGGCTGCCGGATGAGAAGCTGGCGGTGGTCACCGAGGAGGAGATCTTCGGCCAGCGCGTGCGCCGCCGCGGCCTCACCGAGGCCCGCGCCCAGGCCCTGCTCTCCTCGCTGGCCGAACTCAAGGAGGGGGATTTCGTGGTCCACGCCGACCACGGCATCGGCCGCTACCTGGGGCTGCTGCACCTGGCCATGGGCCCGGTGGAGGGGGATTTCCTGCACCTGGAGTACGCCGGCGAGGACAAGCTCTACCTCCCAGTCGACCGCATCGAGAAGGTGCAGAAATACGTCGGCGGCGAAGGGCACGTGCCGCGCCTCGACAAGATGGGCGGCAGCGGCTGGGAGAAGGCCAAGCTCAAGGCCCGCGCCGCGGTGGAGGAGCTGGCCCGCGAGCTGCTCAAGATCTACGCCAGGCGCGAAATGAGCGAGGGCTTCGCCTACTCGCCGTCTGACCGCATGTTCCGCGAGTTCGAGGCCGCCTTCCCCTACGAGGAGACCCCCGATCAGCTCGCCGCCATCGAGGAGGTGCTCGCCGACATGGAGTCGGCGCGGCCCATGGACCGGCTGATCTGCGGCGACGTCGGCTACGGCAAGACCGAGGTGGCGATCCGCGCCGCCTTCAAGGCGGTGCTCGACGGCCGTCAGGTGGCGGTGCTGGTGCCGACCACGGTGCTCGCCCGCCAGCACCTGGAGACCTTCCGCGAGCGCTTCAAGGGCTCGCCGGTGGAGATCGACATGATCTCGCGCTTCCGCAGCGCCGGCGAGATCCGCCAGGCCCTGCAGCGCGCCGCCGAGGGCAAGGTCGACGTCCTGGTCGGCACCCACCGGCTGCTGCAGCGCGACGTCAAGTTCAAGGACCTCGGCCTGGTGATCGTCGACGAGGAGCAGCGCTTCGGGGTCAGCCACAAGGAGAAGCTCAAGAAGCTGCGCGCCGAGGTCGACATGCTGACCCTCACCGCCACCCCCATCCCCCGCACCCTGCACATGAGCATGATGGGTCTGCGCAGCCTCTCGGTCATCGACACCCCGCCGGTGGACCGGCTGGCGGTGCGCACCTACGTCACCCGCTTCGAGGACGAGCTGATCCGCGACGCCATCCTGCGCGAGCTGCGCCGCGGCGGGCAGGTCTTCTTCGTCCACAACCGGGTGCAGTCCATCGGCGCCATGGCCGATTTCCTCAAAACCCTGGTCCCCGAGGCCAAGGTCGCGGTGGGCCACGGCCAGATGGGCGAAAAAGAGCTCGAAGAGGTGATGGTCGATTTCATTGACGGCCGCGCCAACGTGCTGGTCAGCACCACCATCATCGAAAACGGCCTCGACATCCCGCGGGCCAACACCATCATCATCAACCGCGCCGACTGCTTCGGGCTCGCCCAGCTCTACCAGCTGCGCGGCCGCGTCGGGCGCTCCAGCCAGCGGGCCTACGCCTACCTGCTGATCCCCGGCGAGGGGATCCTCACCCGCGAGGCCCGCGAGCGGCTCAGGGTGCTGCAGGAGCTCACCGAGCTCGGCGCAGGCTTCCGGGTGGCCAGCCACGACCTCGAGCTGCGCGGCGCCGGCGACCTGCTCGGCGGACGCCAGGCGGGGCAGATCGCCGCCATCGGCTTCGAGATGTACGCCGAGCTGCTCGAGGATACCATCCAGGAGCTCAAGGGGCTGGCCCGCGAGGACAAGGTCGACCCCGAGATCCGCCTGGGGCTTTCGGCCTTTCTGCCCGAGAAGTACGTCCCCGACCCCAACCAGCGCCTGGTCTTCTACAAGAAGCTGGCCGCCGCCGACCACGAGGAGGCCCTCTACCTGGCCGCCGACGAGCTGCGCGACCGCTACGGCGAGATCCCCGAACCGGCCGAGCTGCTGCTCGAGGTGATGAAGCTGCGGGTGCTGATGAAGCGGCTGCGGGTCGAGCTGGCCGAGTACGACGGCCGCCGGCTGGTGTTCGGCTTTCACGCCCGCACTCCGGTGCCGCCGGATAAAATCCTGCGCCTGCTGGAAGACCCGCAGAAGCGCTACCAGTTCACCCCCGACTACCGGCTCTCCATCCAATTGGGCAAACTGCCCGGCGAGGAGCTTCTCGGGGTCGCCAAAAAAGCGTTGCAGGGCTTTCTCTAG